Genomic window (Pongo abelii isolate AG06213 chromosome 4, NHGRI_mPonAbe1-v2.0_pri, whole genome shotgun sequence):
TGATGACACCACTCTGTTTGTTTAAGAACCCGTCTTTTGATTCTCTCGTAATTCCTCACACTGCTTCTGCAGAATTTGTTTCTAACTCAAGAGGGAAGAAACAGGAAGATTTCTGGCTTTTCTTTAGTTGCCTTAAGGTCAGCTTTTCAGCTGCGGCACTGAAGGGGCTTCCTGGGAAGCACCCCAGAAAATGACATGGGTTTACTAGACAGGATGTCCTGTCCACCACTGGCAAAGACAGGGAGTAGCTATTTCTCCTATGCTGTGCCTCAATCTTCTCATCCGGGGAAATGGTACTTCCCTTCCTACTTTATGGAGCACTTATGAATATCTAACTAGAAGTGAATATAAAAGCTCTTTGAAGTATAACACATGATAAGCTACTCATTGTTTCAGAGATTACCCCAGTTTTATAAGAGATGAATCTAAAATTTATTAGCAAAACTTTTCCTCCTtcaaaattatgattttaaatactCAATTACTCTGAAAAcctctgtgtgtgttttcttcttttttactaaTAGGCATCATCTCACTGAATCAATGATCCCTGAATGAAAAACTATATGTTATTGTTATAGGAATGAAAATGTTTACTCAGAAAGGTATTCTTTAGTCAGTCTGATAGACACACATTCCTTAGCAAGTTTTATTACGTATATGTTTATATTCTGTTTGGTAATTTTTATAACTGTTTTGCTATATTTACCTTTACCATTCAAAATCTGCTTTATGTTTGGACCAATAGAAAAAGTGACATTTCTCTTAGTATTTTGAGCATGTTGAAGAAGCTGTGTGGGCTGTGGAAGTCTTAAAAGAATCAGATAGACCCGTGGCAGTTACCATGTGCATCAGCCCAGAGGGAGACATGCATGATATAACCCCCGGAGAATGTGCTGTGAGGCTGGTGAAGGCAGGTAATTTGGACCCATACAGTGATACACAGCTCGGTTGTTGCTTATGAAATTTAACAAAGTGTGCTTGATATtgtgagagcagtttggaaatagaaGAATTAACTCcaatcagttttcttatctgtaaattgtgggaggtggaggtggatggTTAACCGCTAAGGTACCTtccaactattaaaaaaaaaaaagaataaacaaataaataaataaataaataaataataaaatgtaagtgTTATTTCTTTGCACAGGGGCTTCCATCGTTGGCGTGAACTGCCGCTTTGGGCCTGAGACCAGCTTGAAGACGATAGAGCTCATGAAGGAGGGTCTTCAGCGGGCAGGGCTGAAAGCGCACCTCATGGTGCAGCCCCTGGGGTTCCACACGCCTGACTGTGGCAAAGAGGGGTTTGTGGATCTCCCAGAATATCCCTTTGGTAAGCTCAGGTGCATAGTAGAGGTCCTTGTATTTCTTGTTGTGACAAAATCAAAATGGCTATAATAAATTGTGGCCCAGTTTTACAATAAGAGACTGCATATGACAAAACATTCAGAGTTAACCAAAAATGAGCTATCAGAAGAATGCATCATCTAAAGTTTAcagtttttttaattggaaaaaactgctcaTTAGCGCATCCATCATTTGAAAATGAGAACAGTAACAGAAATGCTTTTAACTATTGTGATTCAGGACTGGAGTCCAGAGCTGCCACCAGATGGGATATTCAAAAATATGCCAGAGAGGCCTACAACCAGGGGGTCAGGTACATTGGCGGGTGCTGTGGATTTGAGCCCTACCACATCAGGGCAATTGCAGAGGAGCTGGCCCCAGAAAGGGGCTTTTTGCCACCAGCTTCAGAAAAACATGGCAGCTGGGGAAGTGCTTTGGACATGCACACCAAACCCTGGGTTAGAGCAAggtaagcatttttaaattaacattcttattattttcctttaatctcattttatttattgttgtaaATGTCATGCATGCACATGACAAAAAGTATAGAAATGTATAAagtgaaaagtaaaaattatccCCTTCCTGATACCAGCTCCATTCCCAAAATTGTCTTTAGTCCATTCGGGCTGTTAGAacaataccataaactgggtgacttatacacaacagaaatttctttctcagttctggaggctgcaaagtccaagatcaaggtgtcagcagattcAATTTCTGGTGAAGGCCTTAGAGATGATAAAGGCCATCTATAAGGAAGCAGGCATTCCTTATAGATgataccttcttgctgtgtcctcacatggtagatgGGGCACCACAGCTCCCTGAGGCctattatcttttttgtttgtttgtttgtttctgagatggagtctggctctgttggccaggctgcagtacaatggcacaatctcggtttactgcaacctccgccccccaggttcaagtaattctcctgcctcagccttccgagtagctgggattccaggcgaccaccaccacatccggctaatttttgtatttttagtagagacggggtttcactatattacccaggctggtctcaaactcctgacctcgtaatccacctgcctcggcctcccaaagttagaGTGGGGCCTCTTTTCTAAGGGCACTAGTCCCATTCatcagggctccaccctcatcacccaatcacctcccagtgactccacctcctaatatcatcacattggtgaCTAGATTTCAACGTATGCATTATGGGGACACAGACAATCAGACCATGGCACAGAGGAAAcctgtttgtcatttgtgttTTGAAATCTTGTACTTCTATTTCTTTTGTCATCAGTTTTAAGTGGTTACTATTGATAATCCTTTATGAAAGCTGAGGGATTTAAATCACATAGTCTTCCCCTTTTCCCTGTTCTCCTTTTTCCAGTTTTGATTCATTACACTTTTATCTCTTCTGTTGGATatctttttaagttaaaattatatatttaaccaCCTGTTTCTTAGTTCATCAATATAAGGGAGGAATCTCTTGACTCCActctctgtaaaataagaatagatTCCCCTCTTCTTCTTTCCACCTTCCCTCTCTCATCTACCCCTTGGTGTCTTCAAGTTTTACCATACTTTACTATCATCAAGGTTTATAACCATTTTGTTCTATTCTATAGTTATAATTGTCTTTCAAGCTTTCTCTGTAGGTTgatcctaaaaatataaaatcagtgaATAACATTTACAATATTACTATAATTGTTATATTAAACAAGCAGGACTCATGAGACATAATTagaattcacttttatttttatctccctCTATCCCTTTAAACCTACTCAATGAATTCCTTcgtttcttcctatttgaaaatACTGACAAGCTCTAGAACTTCTCTGGGTGCTCTTAGGCAATGGAAAGTTCCATAATCACTTTATTTCACACATAGTCTCAGTTCAGTAATTAAAAGTGTTTaggactgggcacagtgtctcatgcctgtaatctcagcactttgggaggccgaggcaggtggatcaactgaggtcagcagttcaagaccagcctggccaacatggcaaaacctcatctctactaaaaatacaaaagttagcctggcgtggtggcgggagcctataatcccaactactcaggaggctgaggcaggagaatcgcttgaatccagtggggtggaggttgcagtgagccgagattgtgccacttaactccagcctgggcgatagagtgaaactccatttcaaaatgaacaaacaaaaaaaacccaaaaataaaaaataaataaaagtgttcaGGTTCATGTCAAATCAAAACTCAGAGCATATTTGAAACTTGAAGCTTCTCCCTTTGTCCAGCAACAGCCTTCCACAGACAGGAAACCAGGAGAGGCCAGCGTgctgcttctctttctctgtcttacGCTCCCAACCTTCCCTTCCCATCTTGCTACCGTGGTTTCTGGCCTCCTCAGATTCAAAGTAAGAAGAGAGAGGATGGACAAAGGAGTAAGACTGTTGTTGCTTGCCTGGCACCCTGATAGGAAGCCGGCATCCTCTGAGCCTGGCAGATCTTTGTGAGCATGCTCATGGGTCTTCAGAGGCTCCCACTGGAAACTTTTGTCTGTACTTCTCATGCCACAGACATTTTTCTGACTGTGACTTCTGCCTCAGACAGTGGCTTTTTCAACCAGGTCACTCCAGATATACTCTGATTTGGGGGTCCCATTGTCCTCCCTGGTAATTCTCTTGGGCCAGATTTTAGATAGTTCAGGCTGGCTCTCTCGCTCTCATTAGACTCAAAACAGCTTTCACCCTTTCTACAGACAAGCCCTGAGAGTGTGGTCTGACCCCAATTTAACAGCACCCCTTTTGCCCACAAGCAAAGTAGCTGGCCCGTTGTTCTCTCGTGGTCCAGATTTTCCAGGGGAGAGTCAAATGAGTCATCTGGCTGGTTCGTGGCCACCTCCTTTTAACTTCTGCGCAGTGTCTGTCTTGCAACTCCCCTTGATACCTAAAATCCATTATGCCTTGCTGTTTCCAGTCAAACTTCCAATCTAATACTCTGTTGCAGGAATAACAGAAAATTGTTGCATTTAGAAAAACGTTCACTGCAGAACAAAGTAGTATGCATGGGACCATGGATAAAGAGAAATAATCATATTTACAAAACTTGAGCTACTTGTTGGAGAATGTTCCAAGCATCAAGGTCAAATGAATTTTCTTCTCTTACATTCCTGTGGATATATTGTCTAAATCTATGCCATATTTCAATTTGCTTCATACTTGGTCTGACTTTCTTTGTATAGCCTTTGGTTTTCTAGGGATTTCTGATTAACTTCCTTTTtcattgttgaaagaaaaataacagggCTTCACTTTCCCTGAGGTcttataatttctaaattatattgtTTGTTACAGTAAATCACTTTATTATTGAAGGCATTTTTCTTGGGGCCCCAAGAAAATTACTGTTCTGTTATGGATCATtgtatttcacacacacacactcatactctctctctctcctctatcTCTCCATATAGATAGACAAtcttttgtgtatgtatgtatgtgtgtatatatacatatgtatgtatatctgttGATATAATTCTATCCCCCTTCATCTTCTAGAACTAGTCACAATCTCTGCTGTCTTCTCTCTGTTCAGTACTCTCATGTACTTCACCCATTTTGTGCTTATTTATCCATTTCAGTGGGATTTGAAAGTCTTCATTTTTGAACTGGAAAAACTTGCCTAATGCAAATTTACTTAGGTTGTAAAAGTAGACAAGAATCACTTAGCCAAAACTTTCTTCTAGGAGATATGGATATTTACCAGAGAAGATGGTTTGTATATGtgtcatactttttaaaaagtactaaatataaatataattaaaaggtGAGGAAAACATACTTTGGCGAtgattaaaatagtttaaataagtgagtaatttatttaattatcatCTGCTAGGAATCCTTAAAATTCATTAGCTATTAGAATTAAAACATTATTCTGTAGACCAAAGCAAGAAGACACCCTTTGTACCCTGACTCCCAAACCTACTGATATTCACAGAAATTTATGATTACACAATAAACACTAGATTTCTGACATCTCATCATCCAAaaatattgatttattcattgtttttaagTAAGGTGGAAAAAacgataaaaatatatttatcagaaAGGGCTGTGACCGGGGATCTTTGCACTCTTCTTCCTTTGTCTAACAACAAGAAAGAAATATTGGTAAAGTAATTCgtattatttactttttggaGAATTATACTTTGACTCATTACATTAAAAACTGTTCTCATATTCTTctcattacattaaaatattgataGAGTTAGAAGGACTCTGTTAGAAATTCCagaataaatataattcataaaaatatatgaaatttaaggctgggcgtgttggcttacgcctgtaatcccagtactttgggaggccaaggcagacggatcactggagctcaggagtttgagactagcctgggcaacatggggagactctgtctctactaaaaatacaaaaattagcctcgtCTGGTGGTgcacgccggtagtcccagctaccggctggggggctgcggcaggaggattgcttgaatccaggaggtctaggctgcaaggagccaagattgtgccactgcactccagcctgggcaacagagcaagaccctgtctcaaaataaaaagtatatgaaaTTGAAATACATTGTCTTTTTCTGAAAGGTGGTATGAAACCTAATGATTGTTATTGAAATGTAAGAAAGGCCCCTGGCATTAATGGATATGGACATAGTTTTCTGTCTGTATGTGAAAACAAAAGTTCTGCTTTAGCCTGATTATCCACCAAGttttgactgtgtgtgtgtgtgtgtgtgtgtgtggttatatacatatacatacacatatacatatatgacatATTGGACTTATAGGTAagacttttaattaattaattatgtatatattaaaacaCAGGGCTCGAAGGGAGTATTGGGAGAATCTGCTGCCAGCTTCAGGCAGACCTTTCTGTCCTTCGCTGTCAAAGCCAGACGTCTAAGGAGTAGTGAAAGAAAACCCTGAAATAATAGAACAGAAAAAAGTTGCCCTCAAGCCCGACCTGGAACCGTTCCTCGCCTTCAtccccaccatgccctgctatctCCAGCTGCTGAGCAGCTGAGGTGCTGCAGCCccttcccttccagtccacaagTGTGTGCGTATTGAGCTCCTGCTGTGGTTAAGCACTGCAACAGactctaccagagatacaaagagaagCGAGAGAGGCACCTTGTTCTCCAAGAACTTACTGTCCAGTAATGCTGTGGTGCATTCCTTTGAAGATCAACAAGAATAGCCAAATTTGTCTTTGAGGGTGAATTTGACACTTTAAAATAATCAGAAGTCAGTGAGACCCAAAGCTAGTGAATAATTCAAGTGACTAAGCTAGATACTTGAGGATGATAGAGCAACACTAAACTAAAGCAATGAGTCTGCTTTTTTTAATGATTCATACAATGACTCCAAAGGCAATCCCAAACAAAAGATGTAAAGAATGTTTTGAGCAATGGTAGgattattgaaataaatgtataacTATCCAAAGTGATTACTTTCAAAGatgatttttacttaaaaatattaagtctgGCCAGGCgaagtgactcacacctgtaatcccagcactttgggaggccgaggcgggtggatcacctgaggtcaggagttcaagaccagcctgaccaacatggtgaaaccctgtctctaccaaaatacaaaaattagccgggcatgatggcaggtgcctgtaatcccagctacttgggaggctgaagcaggagaatcgcttgaacccgggaggcggagcttgcagtgagccgagatcaggccattgcatttcagcctgggtgacagagagagtgagaatccatctcaaaaaaaaaaaaaaaagatattaggtcctagaatttttaaaatgtgtcttcATAATCACAGGTAGCTAGATTATAAACTATTTAAAGACAAGATCACGTGATAAGCTTATAAGCCTCTCATAATTCCCCTTGCTTAGCATTGTGTTAGACATACTAATAGGTGCACAGTGAAATACTTATTGtagattgtttaaaaataaagttttagaaaaCCTTTTCAAAAGTCAGAGTTTAGGCCAGgggcaggggctcacacctataatcccagcattttgggaggccagggcgggcagatcatttgaggtcaagagttcaagaccagcctggccaacatggcaaaacccgatctctactaaataaaatacaaaaattatccaggcatggtggtgcatgcctgtaatcccagctacttggagg
Coding sequences:
- the BHMT2 gene encoding S-methylmethionine--homocysteine S-methyltransferase BHMT2 isoform X2 yields the protein MAPAGHPGAKRGILERLESGEVVIGDGSFLITLEKRGYVKAGLWTPEAVIEHPDAVRQLHMEFLRAGSNVMQTFTFSASEDNMESKWEDVNAAACDLAREVAGKGDALVAGGICQTSIYKYHKDEARIKKLFRQQLEVFAWKNVDFLIAEYFEHVEEAVWAVEVLKESDRPVAVTMCISPEGDMHDITPGECAVRLVKAGASIVGVNCRFGPETSLKTIELMKEGLQRAGLKAHLMVQPLGFHTPDCGKEGFVDLPEYPFGLESRAATRWDIQKYAREAYNQGVRYIGGCCGFEPYHIRAIAEELAPERGFLPPASEKHGSWGSALDMHTKPWVRARNNRKLLHLEKRSLQNKVVCMGPWIKRNNHIYKT
- the BHMT2 gene encoding S-methylmethionine--homocysteine S-methyltransferase BHMT2 codes for the protein MAPAGHPGAKRGILERLESGEVVIGDGSFLITLEKRGYVKAGLWTPEAVIEHPDAVRQLHMEFLRAGSNVMQTFTFSASEDNMESKWEDVNAAACDLAREVAGKGDALVAGGICQTSIYKYHKDEARIKKLFRQQLEVFAWKNVDFLIAEYFEHVEEAVWAVEVLKESDRPVAVTMCISPEGDMHDITPGECAVRLVKAGASIVGVNCRFGPETSLKTIELMKEGLQRAGLKAHLMVQPLGFHTPDCGKEGFVDLPEYPFGLESRAATRWDIQKYAREAYNQGVRYIGGCCGFEPYHIRAIAEELAPERGFLPPASEKHGSWGSALDMHTKPWVRARARREYWENLLPASGRPFCPSLSKPDV